The sequence CCCACAAATCCCCCAGTGGTCCTTCAGGAGATGGGTCCCACAGGGTGCCCAGTGTGCAGCCCAGAGGGTCCCCGTGGTGGGTGCAGCCTGGGCACCCCTGCCTGCCTGGAAATGGATCACCTCCAGCCCAAGGGTGTGTGCCAgggtgctgctgcctccctcACTGGCACTGGCtcctccccaaatcctgctCATGACTTCTTGACGCTCTGCAATAGGAAACTCCTGCGTGTTTCCTCTGCGGAGAAGTCCACAAACATTCTGGAGGTCAAATCCTGTTCCAAGGCAGACTGCCTGAGCAAGGGTGCAGATCAAAGAGCTGCAGTCATCCTACCTCCACTCAGGTTTGCAGCAGCCCATGCGTGCTTTGGGCCGTGCCTCAGGCCCAGGACAGGACAGTGCTAATGCTGAGTGCCAGAGTGGGACTTCAGATCCCCCCAGTGGCCATTCTGGTCTGCCCAGAGGccccttcctgctcctccctcaAAGCACAGAGGGGTTCTTTAAAAAACACCCTGCCAgctctgagctgagctggggagaGTTCACATTGAGTATGTCAGTGTGCTGATGTGTTCTAATCGCTGCTcatgctcagcagcagcaaggagaggCATAAGCAACTGCTCATCTCCTGGGTGGGTGAGTGGGTGGCAGCCGAGGGCAACAACACCTTTGGAAATGGGAGGAAGAAACTTAAAACTCTGCTGGTAGAGTGTCCTTGGGATGTGACTACAGCCCAGGTGAAGATTTCTGCTGAGCAGCCTGAAATGTGCAGAAATACTGGCAGTGTCaaatggcagcagctcccagtccCTTCCATCTGCCAGCTAGCATGGGGGACTTGCCCCATCCTCAGAGGTTACCATGTGGCTGGAGTTTGCCTTTTTCTAATTCTGTTTGTAATTCCTGAATCTTCATCACTGAGGTTTCTTCAGGAGACAGGTGCAGTGCTGGAAAGAGCACTGGAAGAGGTGTCTGCTGCATGGGCATGTCTGTGTACAGGGACCTGAGTCCTGCACAGGTGTGACCCTCTACAGCCTGGGATCTCACACGTGAGAGCTGCACTGGGTGTGGAGCACTGGGTGAGGCTCCACGGGTGGTGCACAAACCACCTGTGCAGACCAGCAGAGGAGGACACTTCCTGCCCTTAGCTATGGGGAACAGGCTGCTTTTGGAAACCCTGTATAACCACAGTAAATGGACTGTGGCTCTTCTCTGCAATTTCATTTCACCTAATTTAGTACTCAGAAATGTGTTCAATTAAAAAGTTGTTTATATAAACATTGACAGCCTAACTTAAACAGTGAGTATATTTATATTCTGAGCTCTTATATTGATTTTgagcattttttctttcagggtGAGATTGCCTCCACTCAAAGGATCAATAACATACTGGAAATACACAAGGTGTATGCCATTCACCCAGACtaagaaaagcttttttctaaaaggaataaaataatcATGGCAGAATGTACAGGTTACAAGGAAACCTCAAATCGGCACCTACGTTTCAAATTGCAGAGCCTTAGTCGCCGCCTTGATGAACTGGAGGAAGCAACTAAAAATCTGCAGAAAGCAGAGGATGAACTGCTTGACCTCCAGGACAAAGTTATCCAGGCAGAAGGCAGCAACTCCAGCATGCTGGCTGACATTGAAGCCCTGAGGAAAAGAGTGCTGAAGATTGAAGGCAAGGATGAAGAAATTAGGAAGGCTGAAGAGCTTTGCAGattaatgaaagaaaagcttgaagaggaggagagcctcACTCGAGATCTGAAGTCAGAAATTGAACTCCTTCAGAGGAGaatggcagagctggagaagctggaggAGGCCTTCAGCAGGAGCAAGAATGACTGTACACAGCTGTGTCTTAGCCTCAATGAAGAAAAGAACTTGACCAAAAAGATATCTACAGAATTAGAAATACTTAGAGTAAAAGTGAAAGAACTGGAATCATCTGAGGACAGGCTGGACAAAACTGAGCAGACCTTAACAGCTGAGctagaaaagctgaaatcctTAGCCCTGAGCTTTATCAcggaaagaaaacattttaatgaaagagaaaagcaaaatgaaaaaataatccaGGAGCTAACACAAAAACTAGAACAAAACAATAAACTAAATAGGGCAGATCAAACTAGAAATGCATCCAACTTGCTAGAAAGGTCATCCAACAATCTCCTGGACAGAAATGATATGAGAATTGAAGATGACTTGACTTCTGCACTGCCTTCTAAAGAGACCAGGAGGAAGGGAAGTGTGGATTACCTGAAACACGTAGAAAATGAAACCAGGAATAAATCAGAAAAccaaaagaataaaaaccagGAAGACAACAAAGTGAAAGATCTCACCCAAGAAATTGAGAAACTTAAAATTCAGATCAAACATTTTGAATCTTTAGAAGAAGAACTTAAAAAAGTGAGAGCCAAAAATAATGATCTGCAAGACAGTTACTTGAGTGAGCAGAATAAAAACAAACTCTTAATAGGTCAgctagaagaaataaaaatgcaaataaagaaacagaaagatcTGGAGAATGGAGAAGTTGAAAATGAAGACACAAGCTTTTCTAGCAGGGGAAAGCATGACCGACCTAAATACAGAGGTGTCATGACAGATTTGACAGCTGCTAAGCACAAGCCAAGGGAGCTCTCACCACAGCAGCGCCGGGAGAGAGCACGGAACAGAGACTTCTCTCTCAGTAATGACAGCTACAGCCATAGCGGTAAGCGGGTGCCCAGTCCAAGCCTAATGAacagaaaagcagggaaagctTCTGGTGCCTCTGCCCTTTCAGACACTGCTGTCACAGATACAAGAAGACTGGAAGAGAAATCTTTAGTTTCCACTATTTCTTCTGGTCAGAAGGAAGGCTGCATCATGCAGAATGAGGGGAAAAGATCCAAAGAGCAGCCATCTGTCCTCAGCCGATAtcctcctgctgcacaggagCAGAAGTCTTGGAAAGCACCTTCCAAACCTGTTGGGGATACAGGCCTGAGATCCAAGGTTGAAAAGCCATCTCAGGTGCTTCGTGGGAACTGCCAAAATGGTGCTGACACACGGGATGAAAAGTCAAGCAAAGGGGAATCAACAGGTTCTTTGTCTGAGAAGCTGAAAACAAGTCAGGCTGAAGTCAGTGAGTGCTTGGGGGATACGCAGCTCCCAAGGGGTAACCACACCTCTGCCAATGGCACAGCCTCGGCATACAGGTACCACGTGTCCTCCAGCGTGTCAGTCTCAGACTCTGCTGGCTCTAAAGTGGAAGCAGCGAGCACTTTTGCAGCATCACACAGACAGCCCTCAGAGGGGAGGGCTAAAAGGGCAGTAATCTCCCAGGAAAAAGAAGCTGCAGACACATCACTCGAAAGTGTGAAGCTTTCGACGCTAACAAAGCGTTCCCATCACTCCAGGAGTCAGGAAGACATTCTGCAGATTCTCACAGGTCTTGATAAAGAAGGCACCGAGCAGCCTTCGAGCTCAGCAACAGATTATGTAAATATGGGTCTAAAAACTGACTCCAAAACCATCCAGAGTAACCAGGAAAAACTTAATTCAGATGAAGAATCAGGGAGAGGCAAAAAATCAACCAGTCAGTCAGATTTTGAGACAAGAAAGAAAGTCAGTTCCAAGCAGTTCTCCAATTCTAGGGGAGTTTTTAGAGCATCACTTTttgaaaatgacaaaaaaactGTGAATGATGAAGACTCTACCAAGTGCATAAAACCATCAGATGCCAGCACTGGAGGATTGAAATCCAGAAGATCCTTCAGCCCTAGAGAAGCTCTGAGATCAAAAGCCATCATTAAACCTGCAATTGTTGAGAAGGATATGAAGGCAATCATGGGAGGGACTGTTTCAGAGGCAGAGTCAGAAAAACAGAAGTCTACTTTTAAAATGGTAACAAATAAAATGACAAGCAGCATCACAATCTTTCCATCTGAGCCAACAGCTCCAAGGACCACTGCAGATACAGCAGCAAAGGAAAGGCATGTTACCACCAGCAACATCAGAGTTGCTTCAAATGAGCCTTCACCATCAATAACAAACAATGTCCCTTCACCCTTTGAGGTCTCGATTAATAGAAGTGCTCTGAAGTCACCTGAGACAGACAGAAGTGGAGAGGCAGCACCGAGAAGTAAAGCTGAAACAGTGGTCTCGAGAAGCAGCATTATGCTAAAGACTTCTGAACTCACAGAGAGGAACAGTGAGACACCTTTGGAGACAATCAGCTGGAAGAGCCATGGCTCGTCAGATGCAGGTTCATCCGAAACAAAGCACGTCACTGTCAGAAGTTCCTGGAGAACAAGACAAGGCCTACATTCCCTGGAGGACTCTCAAACCAAAGTGGAGAAAAGTGCAACTTTCAGTGCCACAAACTTGTGTAGATCCTCAGTGGACCTTTTAGAAGGGGAAGGGAATAGTTCAAAAACAGATTTCCTGGAGCAGACTTCATCGAGGACAAGTTCCACAGCTAATTCTTGGAGTGCCCCTGAACTGGGGTCCCGAAGGACCAAAAGTAACTTAAGTGCATCAGAACTGCTGGCACGCAGGAGCTATGCAAGTGACCctacagcagctgctgcttggcAGCGCACCACGCTACCTGTAAGTATCCTCTCTTCAGCACTCTTCCAGCTGATGAGGTTTTCCAAGTTGCCTGTTTGTTGTAGGCTGCATGATTTGAAATTCTTGCAGCTTATTTCCTAAGTGCTGCCTCTACCAGCTCCTGCTATCTTCCTTCAGTGAATTCACAATTCACAGCGCCCACAACTTTCTCATGTGTGAATTACCGGATTTAGCCTTACTGAAATGAGATCCATCTGCTTGGGTCTTGTAATGCCATATGAATAACTACATAGTAGCATCAGAGAAGACATAGTCACAGCTTAAGTAGGATGTGGTATGCTTTTCAGAGTCACTTTATGTGGCATTTTAAATTTGGAGTAGCAATGAAAAAATGATGGAAATGAGCAGATTTGAGTGGGGTTGTGCCTGAGGCAGAGTTGTAGCTCTAATGGCAGCTGTAGAGATGGATAGAACTCTTTTTGGTAAGAGCTTCATGGTTTCCTCACATGAAGCCAGACTCTGGTCTGGAAATGCTTCCTGGGCATCCCCTAAACAGATGGATGGTGGTTGGTAACACAAGGCTGCTCTCTTCTTGCTCTGTGTCAATATTGCAGCTGAAAAGAAGCAAGAGCCACAAGGACAGCTGTGctcttttcctgttcctttgACTGGTACCAGTGAGGGGAGTCCCTCGAAGCAGTGACACATGCAGACAGCTGGTCTGCTGAGATGTGCTTGCCACTGGAGCTGCAGGCTCTGGCAGACTGAAAGTGAATTCACTGGCAGCATGTGCCCTTCTGGCCATTAAACCCCACACTGGTTCGTGCTGGAGCTCCTGCCCCTGCTATCCATTTAGCACTTttctgagcagctcctggtaCTGCCAGTCTGCAGGAGGAAGCAAGCTGGATAACCTgacagggctggtggcagagggGATAGGTTCATAACGGAATGACTTTGGCGTTAAGATGGACTGGTGGAGATAGGCAAGGagttttacattttcaaatctTCTCTTCCACTTCTCTGGCTATGAGAAGCACAGAAGAATTTGCACTTTGCTTTGCAGAGAGTCTTTTGCCTGGTGCTAGAAAGCACAGGGTGGCCTTCCAGCTACATTTGGAAACTGAGAATACATTGTCTTCCTGGTCAGGGTGGGTCGCAGGCAATCTGTTCTGCTTATTCATGAATCCATGCAGAGCTGATATGATTGAAGTTGTTCTTCTGCAGAACAGCAGTTTGTGTGCTTGGGAAGTGAGATCCATTCCTAGGGTGTCCTTTATCCCAGGAGTTTCAATTCACTGTGCCCACAGCCTCGACTCTCACAACTGAAGCAATCTCTGCTTACAGCTGAGATCATGCGTAGTTGCTTGCAGAGCCTAAACAGTGGGCACTCAAggatttcttttcagttttcctcCTGGCAGCCCACCCAGAGCTGAGTGTAGCTCTGCAGTGTGTTCTGCAGGTGCTCTCCAGGTTGCTGTCAGATAAATTTGCCAGCTGTGCAGTGTACTTCACAGCAGCTGAGGTGTACCTGACAGAGCAACCTGATCTCTGCCTGGTCAACCCAAGTGTATTCAGGATTAGCTGGCTTCCAGCCTTGCCTGTGTCAGGAGAGCAACCCCATGGTTAGTTCACACAGAGCTGAGCTTGGGATCTCTCTCTGTGTTGGACTTTGCAATAAAATCACCCTTGGCACCACACAGTCACAAACCTGACTTCTTGGTCATAGATTGTGTATTTAAGTTTGTAAATGGCAAGTATGAAATTAACCTGAAAGACTGCAGATGCTCAATTGTACTAAATATAGCAAATTGTATGCAACTTAAATTGTTGCATATGcccttgggaaaaaaaccctttgggGGGGTATCTTCAGGCTCGTAATATGCCTCATATATCACAGCAGCTTGTTTCTGCTGGGATTTGTGTTTCAGTTAAAGATGTAGCTATTTTCTCTGGCAAAAGGCTGGGCACTGAGCTGTCCTACAAAGGTATCACTGTCACCTCTTTCCAGCTCCACTATCCACAGTCTGACATTGCCTTGAGAATCTTATGTGGGAAACATGAGTTCTGTGCTGTTTTTGCCAAAATCTTATCTTCCTCTCTTCCATTGCAACCTTCCCTTTGTGTATTGCTGATTTGGGCAAATGTCTCTAATGAAGCTACAGGAGGTATTGACTCTTTGCAACGCTGCTTTGGGAgccccagggagcaggagctgctgatggATGAGTGGGTGTTGCAGCCTGGGGaccagctccctctgctgctggcagccagccttctccagctccctaaAGACCTGAGGCAGTGCAAGACCTCAAGCAGTCACTGAGTTAGGGTTCATGTTTCACAGAGTGAAGTCTGTATTCCTGTGGTGTGATGTTTGATGAAAATTAGTGCAAATGTGCTGGAGGCAGGGAGCAGATGAGCAGCAGCAATGTCAGATGAATGCATGGTTTTCTTATGCCTCTGGCATTAATGACTGGAGCTGGGCTGTCTGCTGCATACATTTGGCAAAATTCTAAAGGTAGGCTTGTCTTCAAGGGAAGCCATCATTGCTTCTGTGATGGTAGAAGTGCGTCTGCTGGAAAAGTCTCCCAGGCAGCATCCAGGGATGTGCTGCCTTTTGCCCTTTCTCTCCCCTGCTTTGGGGACTAATGTACAGGGCACATGCAGTGGTTGACCCTGGGTGGATGCCTGGATGCCAGGCTCTCACCACAGCCCCTCTCTATCACTCCCTTCCATAACtggacaggagagagaaaatagaaTGAATCTTTCTTTGGACTTCAGTAATTTTGTCAAGGGGATCTGTCCTGTTTTGTGACCATGCACCCATAACTTGGGTTAAAATTATTGGATGGTTCTTGAGAAAAGGTCTTTATGAAATAGCACATAAATGTGGCCATGGCAGAGCTGGCCTGGTGGTTTAAGTCCCTCCTTGCTAGAAGGACTCAAGCCCACACCTTACACTGCAAACCTGGCACTAGGACCCCAGAGCTGTTCTAGATCCTTCACAGACCTTGGGTTCCAaccctttttgttttcctttgcgcaggatgaaagcaaggattttGTGTCCAGTTCCAGAAGGAAGCAGTATGGCTCTTCTGAGTACCTCCTCCAGGCTGACACTCTGGGGAAAAGGACAGCCACCAAGGTGGAACTGCAGGACCCTGAATCCAACTCCCCTGCACCACCAGAGCTCCAAGGAGAGGAGCAGGTATGTGAGGGAAGGTAGTTACAAGGCAAGAAGCCAATACCTGAACTGACCTCCCAGTAACCTAACTTAGGGAAGTTGTCCAAAAAGCCTCCACTCTTGCAGGAGAAATCAAGTCTGAAGTTAGCACTTGCCAGGGGTGGAGTGGCTGCTGTATTTTCTCTTATAAACTTGTTTTGGCAAGCTTTATGGCTAAGACTGTTCTCAAAGAATTAAGTGGCACTGCACCTAGTCATCCTCTGGTACATGAATCAATCAGGGATGGCAACAGACATTTGGAGAGACAAAAGCAGAGTCCCTGCTTCGGCTGGCAGCTTTACTACCGGAGTGTTTCTCTGCTGCTACacccctgctgctctgccaccTAAAGGACTGTGAtcctggtgggatttgggatggttGCCAAGGGCAATAGCAATCTTGTCTGCAGAGCAGAAAtgctgcaggggcagcagggTTGTGGGCAGTCCGTGATCTTGCGGGTTTGTCTCTTCCAGGGCGCTGCCCGGGCGTGCCGGACATCTCGGAGATGAGCTGCATTCCCTTCTTCTCAGTGACCACGGTGAAGCAAGAGGCAGGATAGTACCAAGCTCACAGGCATCACACCTGTTTGTAACCTCTCCAGAGGCTTCAACTAGCCTGAAACCAGTTTTGCAATGCGATTTGAAAGGTACAGGAGCTTTACCAGtgaattctttttcttcattgctGAAGAGGCAGCTGCAGAGACTTTGCTCAGGGGACTCCCACTTCTCATCTCTGTACCTGCAATCTTAATCTTCCCTGTAGGATGATAGGTCTGTCTCCATATGGAAACTCTGACTACCTAGCCTCTCTGAACAATGGTACTCCTTGCACAAGAGAGAACTTTGTATTCACTTGTATTCACACAAgatcccagcagtgtccctgtgaTTACATCCACCGGCCCATGACAGCTGTCCACCACAATTGAAAGCTTTCAGTTCATATGGAGAGTCTGCATTCTCCTGATGCACCCTTGCTGCCTGGGGTAGTGGTCACCTCAGTATCTGTGTTTCCAGCACCCTTAGTCTCTAGGCCAGAGGAGACTGTTCCCCACCGGTTACTTTACAAATTgagagggaaggagagcagAAAATGTTGTTTAGAAGGAGTTGGTTCCTTATCACTGTCAGTCTCTGCAACAAGCTTTGCATGATCTACTCATCACCAGCTGAGATCCTGCACCAAGGAGTCATCCACTGAGCCAGACCAACACAGCAGTGacacctcctcctgcctgggacCAGGGTACCATTTATCTGGAGCTTTATGTGCTACACTCTGCAGGCAACAGCTCTGTGGCTTGTGCAAGGCAGTTGAGCCctatgagaaaaagaaacaagtgCTTTTCCTCACAGACAAGCAGAATGTCCTTGTTCCTTCCCAAAACAGGGTGGAGACAACTGGATTGGACCCTAAGCTGATGGATGATAGCTTTGGTCTGTGCCTCACCCCCTATCTGCCATGCCTGGGACCCAGGCATGGTCAGAGGCTGCttcacacacagagctgtgtgtccccagtgcccgcAGGCCACCGAGTGCAGCTGGTGTCACTTGGGGCAGACACGTTCCCACCGCTCCGGGAGGTGCTCAGGTCATCGGCAGCCTCTGAGCAAGGTGACTGCACCTGGCTCTCACGGCAGGCCTTGGACAGTCCTTCCTTTCCATCCCAtgcccagctgctgggctggcccCTACACCAACACCACTGAcacccccagggctgcctgtccctctctgcagcaggacAAGGAGAATGCTCCAGACAGAAAAGGTCCTTGATCTGTTTCAGAggtgctgtgggaagagctgcaCCCCAACAGCTTCCATGTCTGAGTTGCACCCCACACTTGTGCCCATGGCCCACCTCTGGAGGAGCAGGAACCAGAGCCATCTGATTGCCTGTACTGCACCTCCCTGGCCTGGGAAATGTACACCTCaattctgagaagaaaattaatcaaaaaaaaatagagctgGTTGCAAAATATCTATgaaaacatttatataaaagGGATGTGTTTTAGTGacatgattattttttttataaagattgaaggaagggaaaaaattatttttgaaaaaaaaagtttctttttggaattttaaagatgttttcCCAAGTGTATATTTTTAACCcttcattttattcttttacaTGTGATGACATATGTGTCAACTTGCATAACAAGACAAAAAGATGCTTTTAAATTAGTTCTGAGTGGCAGCTCTAGTAatctttaaattatattaaaataaattgtatCAACTGCTCTCTCTTACCATTGACATGATAGTGCTAGTAGAAATGAgataatgggaaaaaatttaAACTCAAACTCCAAACTAAAAATGGAAGAAAGTGAAATTCTGAAGCTAAATTCAGACTTCTTActccctccccctgccccatgTTTATCAGGAAGGATTGGAAATCCTTTTGGATTGTGCAGTCTGAGAGCAGTGGGTATCACAGTCCTGTGCAGTGGCTGAATCCTTCCTGagcaccctgctctgctcagcactgTGTGTGCCAGGTTCACCACCCAGAACCAGCTGGATtgcctgagcagccccagcttcccttgcctctgccctgctcccttcccagtgcccagctctgctctgctgctgactCTGCCCCTTCTTCTCACGTGCCCCTCCAAACTAAacctgctgcctcagctgcccAAATGCCTCATACTGTACCTGCCTGCTtaccctgggagcagctgggcgGCATCTGGGCATGTCCCTGCCTCTTCAGATGTCACAGGGACTCCTTGTCTGCACATCCCCAAacctgctgctgagcagctctCCAGCTGTACCAGCGGCAGTGGCCGTGGGAGagccactgctgctctgcctccagAAAGCCAGCACGGTGTGGGGCTCCCGTGCCCTAGGTCAGGACCTGCAGCTTGTACCAACGGCTGGACAGCACAGACCTACTGAGGAGGACAAGGATCGCTTTGGGCAGTGGCTGAATGCCTTCCCTCACCgtcccagccccatcctgcgGCAGGACACGGGCCCGCGCACCACAGGACGTCCCTACACACCCACCGGCTTTCTCCTTCTCACCTTGTTGGCATGGATGTGGCTTAGCACGGTGCTCCCAAAGAGCCTTCCAAGGGAAGTGGTTTCAGTTGTGGCGAGGAAATCTCTGCTTCCCTGTGAGTCCACATGTGGGGTGAACGCAGGCTTCCCTGTGCCTACCCACAAAACTGCTTCCCTATCAGCTTTTCAACCCCACTGCTCACCCCAAGAACACAGCCCCGTGTCTGAAGTGCAAGGGAAGAACCACCAGCAGCAATAGCTGTTGGGTTTTCTCCTTCTGTCAGCCAGGACCAGGCATTGCCCAAGCAACGGGAGGGCTTGACCCTGCTGCTCAgctggctcagccccagctaCTGCCCCAGCAACACAGCGCTGCTGGCACTGTCTTCAGGTGCTTCTCACAGATGATGTCTCTCCTTTCTCCAGCTGCCTCCATTATTTGTTCAATATTTTACAGCAGATACCTTGAACTCCTGCTCTAGACTCGGTCTCACTGCTTGTAAATACTGGACACAGATGTCACTTGGTAACTGCACACTGGTTGTTTTTACCACAGCTGAGATTAAATCCGAGGAAGAAAACCCTACCTAGTATGGAAAGGGGCCATGCCCTCTAGTCAATGAGTGCAATAGGAGCTGATTGTATTATTAATCTTATAGCAATGACTTCAGGAAACACGATGTGTTTACTCGAATTGCACACTTTTTTTGAACAGCTGTAAAATAGAGTATATGTGTAAATATTGCCCTCACTGAAGAAGTATTTGTAATTATAGCATATAAATATAACCGGCTTTTCAGTAGGCTTGATGGTGCACAAGGCTATGCATCGAGCCCTCGGGTAATTCCAAAGTTGTAAATGTATTTGCTGTACAGAGGAAGTGTGTCAGTGCTTGCTGCTCCCAAGGAACCTCAGCTGCTGGGCCCTTTTGGAGAGCCAGTGCTTTCCCCTGAAGGGCTGGCTCCAGTGTGAGGGCCCAGCAGCTCACTGCTTCATGGAATGGCTTCCTTCACGTCTGGAAACACCTGTGCAGCCCCCAGCGCTGCCTGTCCAGCTCCTCGAGGCTCTGGGGCGACAGCTTGGCCACTGGTGCTGTGCACTGCAGCCCCCGTGGACAGGACCCCagcaagggaaaagggcaggaagcACGGGGCAGAGCCATGTGCCTTGGTGCTTCAAGAGACACTTGACACAAGCAATTTCCGAGCTACAGATGAAGCAATAGTCACATTGGTGTCATCTCTAACGTAGTAGACCTCATCTCTGCCACCCCTGCACACGGCCGAAGCAATCAGGGCACGGCTCCAGGCCAGCCCCCGCCGGCTGAGCTGTGAACAGAACACGAAGCCCTTGGTAGCAGATGCCTCCCACGGTCAGAACCCAGGGCCCAAAGGATCCTCCTGGGCTGTCCCACGTGCAGTGCCGGCTCCTGCTTTGGGGAAGCAGCACTCCAGGCTGCATGGAATGTATTTTTAAGAgaataaatctatttttttgtatttgtgaaCATATATTTGGGTGGGGCAGCTTAGTTAGAAGACAAATAATGCAAGAAATCTTTTCATAATCACAGGTTCATCCAAGTTAAGCAGATTTTCCAGGGTTGCAGTATTGCCTTTTCCCCTAACATAAACTTTGTGTCCAATAGAGCTATGAGCAGTGTTCCACCCTTAGAACTTGCCCTGTCTCAGCATGCTGAGTAGAGGAAAGCCAGTGCTttcctccccaggctgcccaTGCAGTGGATACAGATGGTGCTCACCTCCTTCCAGCGACACAGTGCTCTTAGTCTGCATGCCAAATGTAAACACACACGTACCTGCATGTGTCTCCTGACTCAAACACTGTCAGTGCTACAGTATATAACCAATAAACACTCTTCTCTTTTTAcatggtgtggtgtggtgtttACAGCAGTGCCCATtgcctgggggtgctgctgccccGGGAGAGGCACTGAGGCAGCAGAGCGCGTGtgttgtgtgtctgtctgtctctgtgtctgtctgtgtgtgcaccCTGCGGGGTGGCTCGGTGCTGGAGCCGAGCACCTTGCACTTCTTTTTGTGCCTTGGTTGAGGCAGATCTCACACGCCCATTCCAGGGTGCATTTGAGGCAGGGATGGTGcaaaggcagcacagcaggTTGAACACAGCCATTCTCCACTGAGGCTCCCTGAGCTGGACATGGCATTGCTGAGAATGGCCTGTGCTAGAGCAGTGGACGTTTGCCACGAGCCTGGAGTCACAGGTGGACACAGAGCATCACCAGCTCCGCTGCAGGTTAAGGCACAGGGTCACAGCCAGCCTGTTTCTGTACCAGGAGTcagccctgtgccagagctTTCCAGGCAGATAGAGCCACAGCAAAGGCATTGTACCGACGTCCCTACATCAGacagcagccccagagcagggatTTCCAGGCTGGGGATGTCCTATTGTtcctctcatccaccagcactgCCTGTTCTCCTGCTCCCTGTTAAGGTTAGAGGACAAGCACTGGCATTCCAGTTACAGGCCCTGGGATGATCGCTTCTGTCTCCTCTGGGATGTTTTATTGGGACACACCAGGAGGCATTCAGTGCTTTCATGTACTGCAGCAGGCGGTCAGCAGTACAGCACCATGCACTACACACAGAGTTCACCTCAGGACACTGGAAGGAGTATTTAATAAAACAGTATGCTCAGCATACTCAGTGGTACCAGGTTACTCTACAGCAGAATGCAGATGGTGCAGCAGCCAATGGACCATTTTGGAGAGGTGTGATTTGCTACTGGTAGGCAAACAGTTGCCCCAAATTCTTGAATGCCAGACAGGAATA is a genomic window of Anomalospiza imberbis isolate Cuckoo-Finch-1a 21T00152 chromosome 25, ASM3175350v1, whole genome shotgun sequence containing:
- the LUZP1 gene encoding leucine zipper protein 1 yields the protein MAECTGYKETSNRHLRFKLQSLSRRLDELEEATKNLQKAEDELLDLQDKVIQAEGSNSSMLADIEALRKRVLKIEGKDEEIRKAEELCRLMKEKLEEEESLTRDLKSEIELLQRRMAELEKLEEAFSRSKNDCTQLCLSLNEEKNLTKKISTELEILRVKVKELESSEDRLDKTEQTLTAELEKLKSLALSFITERKHFNEREKQNEKIIQELTQKLEQNNKLNRADQTRNASNLLERSSNNLLDRNDMRIEDDLTSALPSKETRRKGSVDYLKHVENETRNKSENQKNKNQEDNKVKDLTQEIEKLKIQIKHFESLEEELKKVRAKNNDLQDSYLSEQNKNKLLIGQLEEIKMQIKKQKDLENGEVENEDTSFSSRGKHDRPKYRGVMTDLTAAKHKPRELSPQQRRERARNRDFSLSNDSYSHSGKRVPSPSLMNRKAGKASGASALSDTAVTDTRRLEEKSLVSTISSGQKEGCIMQNEGKRSKEQPSVLSRYPPAAQEQKSWKAPSKPVGDTGLRSKVEKPSQVLRGNCQNGADTRDEKSSKGESTGSLSEKLKTSQAEVSECLGDTQLPRGNHTSANGTASAYRYHVSSSVSVSDSAGSKVEAASTFAASHRQPSEGRAKRAVISQEKEAADTSLESVKLSTLTKRSHHSRSQEDILQILTGLDKEGTEQPSSSATDYVNMGLKTDSKTIQSNQEKLNSDEESGRGKKSTSQSDFETRKKVSSKQFSNSRGVFRASLFENDKKTVNDEDSTKCIKPSDASTGGLKSRRSFSPREALRSKAIIKPAIVEKDMKAIMGGTVSEAESEKQKSTFKMVTNKMTSSITIFPSEPTAPRTTADTAAKERHVTTSNIRVASNEPSPSITNNVPSPFEVSINRSALKSPETDRSGEAAPRSKAETVVSRSSIMLKTSELTERNSETPLETISWKSHGSSDAGSSETKHVTVRSSWRTRQGLHSLEDSQTKVEKSATFSATNLCRSSVDLLEGEGNSSKTDFLEQTSSRTSSTANSWSAPELGSRRTKSNLSASELLARRSYASDPTAAAAWQRTTLPDESKDFVSSSRRKQYGSSEYLLQADTLGKRTATKVELQDPESNSPAPPELQGEEQGAARACRTSRR